The following are from one region of the Pseudohongiella spirulinae genome:
- a CDS encoding winged helix-turn-helix domain-containing protein translates to MKITPRSMDVLRMLIDHVGQVVSPSDMLEIIWRSPIAGDHAVHKAIAELRSALNDRAGQPRYIKTIPKRGYTLIATVNFPAQQQSAAAEMAKEPTSGQPESNLVRDRSEQQSSSDRSNWLSNQPVWTRMAAALVLIIAVLTVPGMLRSPDSTPEADGVIRLTVLPFASRDFSDANQILAEGIREALIHGLAKLTHLQIISPPRSPELMNAALQTNGTTHYIQSADHILQGSVMSSEGRLRVIVQLVRADNGLREYSDQFDLPMDDIFAVQDEIVENVVSALRIYLNEAERSQMRDWGTTNPLAYERFLRGEFYNNQFNPADWQLAIEHHQAAVELDPDFLNAYHGMATAANNLAVYSGTERINELLQLVLDVHREVSRIDPDSPVLDSIHAIKLRMRGSSYVQQEMQLREQILSENPPRFAMAHYALLLIGARMYEEANQFLNLASEVGPYEISPDEVWSYRNNVLTPSESVIARKNQLQQRPYHVAYLGSVAVNLALLGDFRQAQIYLNQQREVDQEGILTHYTESVMAFLSGDIRADDGSYLDLMKKHPDFSYNNGVLAFMAGDLETGIAYWQNLQPVQLRRLFNVTHAAEKLFPEQVLHAPEYQELLESLGAGISWQRRLMEGVMAMETVTGVPLSRKSRDIYEKQQFMTRNNLWSEHQWAEYERYRALRQSQSSALNAVRIH, encoded by the coding sequence GTGAAAATAACCCCGCGCAGCATGGATGTGTTGCGCATGTTGATTGACCATGTCGGTCAGGTTGTCAGTCCTTCGGACATGCTTGAAATCATCTGGCGCTCACCGATCGCCGGTGATCACGCTGTTCATAAGGCGATTGCCGAGTTACGCAGCGCCCTGAACGACAGGGCCGGCCAACCCCGCTACATCAAGACCATACCCAAGCGCGGTTACACCCTGATCGCCACCGTAAATTTCCCTGCGCAGCAACAGTCTGCGGCAGCGGAAATGGCGAAAGAGCCCACCTCGGGCCAGCCTGAATCCAACTTGGTGCGAGACCGGTCTGAACAACAATCGTCTTCAGACCGCAGCAACTGGCTGTCCAATCAACCAGTCTGGACACGCATGGCAGCGGCTCTGGTGCTGATTATCGCCGTACTGACAGTTCCGGGAATGCTTCGCTCACCTGATTCAACGCCTGAAGCTGATGGCGTCATCAGACTGACCGTGCTGCCATTCGCCAGTCGCGACTTCAGCGATGCAAACCAGATACTCGCCGAAGGCATTCGCGAGGCGCTTATCCATGGCCTGGCCAAGTTGACACATTTACAGATCATATCACCGCCGCGTTCGCCTGAACTGATGAATGCTGCATTGCAGACCAACGGCACAACTCATTACATACAATCTGCTGATCACATTCTGCAAGGCAGTGTAATGAGCTCTGAAGGACGGTTGCGAGTCATTGTGCAGCTCGTAAGAGCCGACAACGGCCTGCGGGAGTACTCAGATCAGTTTGACCTGCCGATGGATGATATATTTGCCGTTCAGGATGAGATTGTCGAGAATGTGGTCAGCGCTTTGCGCATCTACCTCAACGAGGCAGAGCGTAGCCAGATGCGCGACTGGGGCACTACTAATCCTCTTGCCTATGAACGCTTCCTGCGCGGGGAATTCTACAATAACCAGTTCAACCCGGCTGACTGGCAACTGGCGATAGAACATCACCAGGCTGCTGTGGAGCTTGACCCGGACTTTCTGAATGCCTATCACGGCATGGCAACAGCCGCCAACAATCTGGCCGTATACAGTGGCACTGAAAGGATTAATGAGCTACTGCAACTGGTCCTGGATGTGCATCGCGAGGTCAGCCGTATTGACCCCGACAGCCCGGTCCTTGACTCTATCCACGCGATCAAATTGCGCATGCGTGGGTCCAGTTACGTTCAGCAGGAAATGCAATTGAGGGAGCAGATTCTGTCTGAAAATCCACCTCGGTTCGCAATGGCGCATTATGCACTCTTGCTTATCGGCGCACGGATGTACGAGGAAGCAAATCAGTTTCTGAATCTGGCATCAGAGGTCGGCCCCTACGAGATATCCCCGGATGAAGTCTGGAGTTACCGTAACAATGTATTGACTCCTTCGGAATCAGTCATCGCCCGTAAGAACCAGCTTCAGCAGCGACCTTATCATGTCGCCTATCTTGGCTCCGTAGCCGTTAACCTGGCCCTGCTGGGCGATTTTCGTCAGGCCCAGATTTATCTCAATCAACAGCGGGAAGTGGACCAGGAGGGCATTTTGACGCATTACACTGAAAGCGTCATGGCATTTTTATCCGGCGATATTCGCGCTGACGATGGCAGCTACCTCGACCTCATGAAGAAACACCCCGACTTCTCCTACAATAATGGTGTACTGGCTTTTATGGCAGGCGATCTGGAAACAGGTATTGCCTACTGGCAAAACCTGCAACCCGTGCAGCTCCGAAGGCTGTTCAACGTCACCCACGCTGCCGAGAAATTGTTCCCTGAGCAGGTTCTTCATGCACCGGAATATCAGGAACTGCTGGAGTCCCTGGGCGCGGGAATAAGCTGGCAACGCCGTCTGATGGAAGGCGTGATGGCCATGGAAACGGTGACTGGCGTCCCACTGAGTCGCAAGTCCCGCGATATCTATGAGAAGCAGCAGTTTATGACCAGAAACAACCTGTGGAGCGAACACCAGTGGGCAGAGTACGAGCGCTATCGCGCCCTGCGACAATCACAGTCTTCTGCCTTGAATGCGGTTCGCATTCATTGA